From Salinirubrum litoreum, one genomic window encodes:
- a CDS encoding DUF2249 domain-containing protein produces the protein MAHQRQNSSVEATEAPPERPREYLDVRDLPPPEPLTETLELLAESDRDAVVVQTNDRAPQHLYPKLSERGYEYDTVETEEAVLTAIWQE, from the coding sequence ATGGCGCACCAGCGACAGAACTCCAGCGTCGAGGCGACCGAGGCACCGCCCGAGCGACCACGCGAGTATCTCGACGTGCGGGACCTCCCCCCACCCGAACCGCTCACGGAGACGCTGGAACTGCTTGCCGAGAGCGACCGGGACGCCGTCGTCGTCCAGACGAACGACCGCGCGCCACAGCACCTCTACCCGAAACTCTCGGAGCGCGGGTACGAGTACGACACCGTCGAGACCGAGGAGGCGGTCCTCACCGCGATCTGGCAGGAGTGA
- a CDS encoding TRAP transporter permease — MTDDDPDDTTTDDDSRTAPPTSDRHHPARRADDRLSPDGGTDRGPDGPDHSTEADATPDGGRDGVTDADDDEFTEEEAEELLKEIERKRTVGGLAAIFVAIVGLSFSAFQMLLAAQGFEFGFDVPVIGEVQIASLQLLQINAIHVVFALVLAFFLYPPSTGDGFVARRLGRVVPTAERRFGPDSPIAGVARRSRRLVRWFALDPKQERVTPADVVCSAVAVLTAAYFITDFAEIQNVVRIRGLTATRTVSEYYAGAVESLFGPGLGDLVGTLLGLTPVGDFPYAFLLGVLGVLLVLEATRRTLGLPLMIIVASFIVYARFGYFISPGVPLLGNLSILELRWSSIVQNLWYNTENGVFGIPVTVSVQFIYIFILFGAFLEMSGAGQWFIDLAYAATGTRKGGPAKASILASGFMGTISGSSIANTVTTGAFTIPLMKRSGYDPEFSGAVEASASSGGQILPPVMGAAAFLIVQYTQTPFADVIIAAAIPAVIFFFGVWVMVHLEASRANIGGLSRDDVVALKPHAKRGWFYLVPIVLLLWYLIGERLSVARSAWFTLVAVSALITLVAAYNDRTRVPLAVTLALITGAEFASFLVGGVGVIGLATGAGGAGVGVSGAFAAVLGKIGWYAMVAGVITLAWNPRMDAALLRLDPQVQDAAETVAEGANRESLADNRLFRLASFVGTSMESGARTAVPVVVAVAAAGIIPGVISVSGLGPNLVSLILDISAGSLVLMLIVTAVASIILGMGMPTTVTYIILVSLLGPALVEFGIPILAAHLFILYFGVIADITPPVAVAAYAASGVAKSDAFQTGVDAFSLSLNKAIVPFAFILAPGVILLRTGVEVPGSDKTYRVVQLGDLFDPAFAIPEILIPVAGIVVGVIALGGTVIGYLYAPLNWIERTGFAVSSLLLMAPGLLYIGVSDAAALLGSEAQFGGVLLDLGLRVLGLVIFVLLTVRNRRQVDASPTAGGSAESESV, encoded by the coding sequence ATGACCGACGACGACCCGGACGACACGACGACCGACGACGACAGCAGGACAGCACCACCGACCAGCGACCGCCACCACCCAGCCCGGCGGGCCGACGACCGACTCAGCCCCGACGGCGGGACCGATCGCGGCCCCGACGGACCGGACCACAGCACCGAGGCCGATGCCACGCCAGACGGCGGACGTGACGGGGTCACCGATGCGGACGACGACGAGTTCACCGAGGAGGAGGCCGAGGAACTGCTGAAGGAGATCGAACGCAAGCGGACCGTCGGCGGTCTGGCGGCGATCTTCGTCGCCATCGTCGGCCTCTCCTTCTCGGCGTTCCAGATGCTGCTGGCGGCACAGGGCTTCGAGTTCGGCTTCGACGTGCCCGTGATCGGCGAGGTTCAGATCGCCTCGCTCCAACTGCTCCAGATCAACGCCATCCACGTCGTCTTCGCACTCGTCCTCGCGTTCTTCCTCTACCCGCCCTCGACCGGCGACGGCTTCGTCGCTCGGCGACTCGGGCGTGTCGTGCCGACTGCAGAGCGCCGGTTCGGCCCCGACAGCCCGATCGCAGGTGTCGCCCGGCGCTCGCGTCGGCTGGTCCGCTGGTTCGCGCTCGACCCCAAACAGGAGCGCGTGACGCCGGCCGACGTGGTGTGTTCGGCCGTCGCGGTGTTGACGGCGGCGTACTTCATCACCGACTTCGCGGAGATACAGAACGTCGTCCGCATCCGGGGGTTGACGGCGACCCGGACCGTCTCGGAGTACTACGCCGGGGCGGTCGAGAGCCTCTTCGGGCCGGGCCTCGGGGACCTCGTCGGCACCCTTCTCGGACTGACGCCGGTCGGCGACTTCCCGTACGCCTTCTTACTCGGTGTGCTGGGCGTCCTGCTCGTCCTCGAGGCGACGCGGCGGACGCTGGGGCTCCCGCTGATGATCATCGTGGCGTCGTTCATCGTCTACGCCCGGTTCGGCTACTTCATCTCGCCCGGCGTGCCCCTGCTCGGGAACCTCTCGATCCTCGAACTGCGCTGGTCGTCGATCGTCCAGAACCTCTGGTACAACACCGAGAACGGGGTGTTCGGCATCCCGGTGACGGTGTCCGTGCAGTTCATCTACATCTTCATCCTGTTCGGCGCGTTCCTGGAGATGTCCGGCGCGGGGCAGTGGTTCATCGACCTGGCGTACGCCGCGACTGGCACCCGGAAGGGCGGCCCGGCGAAGGCGAGCATCCTCGCCAGCGGGTTCATGGGGACCATCTCGGGGTCCTCGATCGCGAACACGGTGACGACCGGCGCGTTCACCATCCCGCTGATGAAGCGCTCCGGCTACGATCCGGAGTTCTCCGGCGCGGTCGAGGCGTCTGCGTCGTCGGGTGGGCAGATTCTCCCGCCGGTGATGGGCGCGGCCGCGTTCCTCATCGTCCAGTACACCCAGACGCCCTTCGCGGACGTGATAATCGCGGCGGCCATCCCGGCGGTCATCTTCTTCTTCGGCGTCTGGGTGATGGTCCACCTCGAAGCCTCGCGGGCGAACATCGGCGGCCTCAGTCGTGACGACGTGGTCGCGTTGAAGCCCCACGCGAAGCGGGGCTGGTTCTACCTCGTGCCCATCGTCCTCCTCCTGTGGTACCTGATCGGCGAACGCCTCTCCGTCGCCCGGTCTGCGTGGTTCACTCTCGTCGCCGTCAGCGCGCTCATCACGCTCGTCGCGGCGTACAACGACCGGACGCGCGTCCCTCTCGCGGTGACACTCGCGCTCATCACGGGCGCGGAGTTCGCGTCGTTCCTCGTCGGCGGCGTCGGCGTGATCGGCCTCGCGACCGGCGCGGGCGGTGCCGGCGTCGGCGTCTCGGGGGCCTTCGCGGCGGTGCTGGGCAAGATCGGCTGGTACGCGATGGTCGCCGGCGTGATAACCCTCGCGTGGAACCCTCGGATGGACGCCGCCCTGCTCCGCCTCGACCCGCAGGTGCAGGACGCGGCGGAGACCGTCGCAGAGGGCGCGAACCGCGAGTCGCTCGCCGACAACCGACTGTTCCGACTCGCGTCGTTCGTCGGCACGTCGATGGAGTCGGGCGCGCGGACGGCGGTCCCGGTCGTCGTCGCGGTCGCGGCCGCCGGGATCATCCCCGGTGTCATCAGCGTCTCGGGGCTCGGGCCGAACCTCGTCTCGCTCATCCTCGACATCTCCGCCGGGTCGCTCGTCTTGATGTTGATCGTCACCGCCGTCGCCTCCATCATCCTCGGGATGGGGATGCCGACGACCGTGACGTACATCATCCTCGTCTCGCTGCTCGGGCCGGCACTGGTCGAGTTCGGGATCCCGATCCTCGCGGCGCACCTGTTCATCCTCTACTTCGGTGTCATCGCCGACATCACGCCGCCGGTCGCGGTCGCGGCCTACGCCGCCTCCGGGGTGGCGAAGTCCGACGCGTTCCAGACCGGCGTCGACGCCTTCTCGCTGTCGCTGAACAAGGCCATCGTCCCCTTCGCCTTCATCCTCGCGCCGGGAGTCATCCTGCTCCGGACCGGCGTCGAGGTGCCGGGATCGGACAAGACCTACCGCGTCGTCCAACTCGGCGACCTGTTCGATCCGGCCTTCGCGATCCCGGAGATTCTGATCCCGGTCGCCGGCATCGTCGTCGGGGTGATCGCGCTCGGGGGCACCGTGATCGGCTACCTCTACGCGCCGCTGAACTGGATCGAGCGTACCGGCTTCGCGGTGAGTTCCCTGCTGTTGATGGCTCCGGGTCTGCTCTACATCGGTGTCTCGGACGCTGCCGCGTTGCTCGGGAGTGAGGCGCAGTTCGGCGGCGTCTTGCTCGACCTCGGACTTCGCGTACTCGGACTCGTCATCTTCGTCCTTCTGACCGTCCGGAACCGGCGGCAGGTCGACGCGAGTCCGACGGCCGGCGGCTCGGCGGAGTCCGAGAGCGTCTGA
- a CDS encoding CBS domain-containing protein, with translation MDISDIVSTEFETFEADTRAAELEAAFGETGAKAVIVTEDGEYTGVVTQRRFASAHRNPDAKAGGLVWHVRTVDRDEDVRTVARAMLGSDSMVLPVFEDGDLYGVVSADDLLVAVRPFLHVLTVEDVYVDDLVSVSPETTVGSVLHTLRDQRITHLPVVDDGSLVGIVSLFDLLDFVVREMDRQQGGSPGAGASPSGGSPHGGFGERAGDVDRMLDLPVADVMTGPVETTAVDQRLDEAVERMLSAGVSSLVVTADGDPTGIVTKTDVLRSLTWTDERRLPVQITNVDLLDDISRAELTDLIEGIAKKYGDLTVLEANVFLHEHDERFRGTPLLMARIRLFTDRGHFVGTGEGYGASHALRLAANVVERQVLEGKTYAQSKKHPPRDEWAKLYGWWLAGESGSPG, from the coding sequence ATGGACATCAGCGACATCGTCTCGACGGAGTTCGAGACGTTCGAGGCGGACACACGCGCAGCAGAACTCGAAGCCGCCTTCGGCGAGACCGGAGCGAAGGCGGTGATCGTCACCGAGGACGGCGAGTACACGGGCGTGGTGACACAGCGCCGGTTCGCGTCGGCACATCGCAACCCCGACGCGAAGGCGGGCGGTCTCGTCTGGCACGTCAGGACGGTGGACCGAGACGAGGACGTGCGGACGGTCGCTCGGGCGATGCTCGGGAGCGACAGTATGGTCCTCCCGGTCTTCGAAGACGGCGACCTGTACGGCGTCGTGTCCGCAGACGACCTCCTCGTGGCGGTGCGCCCGTTCCTCCACGTTCTCACCGTCGAGGACGTGTACGTCGACGATCTCGTCTCCGTCTCCCCGGAGACGACGGTCGGGTCGGTGTTGCACACGCTCCGGGACCAGCGGATCACCCACCTGCCGGTGGTGGACGACGGCAGTCTCGTCGGCATCGTCAGCCTGTTCGACCTCCTCGACTTCGTGGTGCGGGAGATGGATCGACAACAGGGCGGGTCACCGGGTGCCGGTGCCAGCCCCAGTGGCGGGAGCCCACACGGCGGCTTCGGCGAACGCGCCGGCGACGTCGACCGGATGCTCGACCTCCCGGTGGCCGACGTGATGACGGGCCCCGTCGAGACGACGGCGGTCGACCAGCGACTGGACGAGGCGGTCGAGCGGATGCTCTCGGCGGGCGTCTCGTCGCTGGTCGTCACTGCCGACGGCGACCCGACGGGCATCGTCACGAAGACCGACGTGCTCCGGTCGTTGACGTGGACCGACGAGCGCCGTCTGCCGGTGCAGATCACGAACGTCGACCTCCTCGACGACATCAGTCGCGCGGAACTCACCGACCTGATCGAAGGGATCGCGAAGAAGTACGGCGATCTGACGGTTCTGGAGGCGAACGTCTTCCTCCACGAACACGACGAGCGGTTCCGGGGGACGCCCCTGCTCATGGCGCGCATCCGCCTGTTCACCGACAGAGGCCACTTCGTCGGGACCGGCGAGGGCTACGGTGCGAGTCACGCACTTCGCCTCGCGGCGAACGTCGTCGAGCGACAGGTGCTGGAGGGGAAGACGTACGCACAGAGCAAGAAACACCCACCGCGAGACGAGTGGGCGAAGCTCTACGGGTGGTGGCTGGCCGGCGAGTCTGGCTCACCCGGATAG
- a CDS encoding dienelactone hydrolase family protein yields MTDQTDAQVTVPADGVELAGELVVPAGATGLVVFAHGSGSSRLSPRNTFVAEVLRARGLGTLLFDLLTESEDRTYETRFDIDRLTTRLLAATEWLESREETGSLALGYFGASTGAAAALRAAARLGDDVSAVVARGGRVDLAEEQAPAVTAPTLFVVGGADTEVLALNRAVLADLTCTKELAVVEGAGHLFEGHGELETVADLAGEWFERHLS; encoded by the coding sequence ATGACCGATCAGACCGACGCCCAGGTGACGGTCCCGGCCGACGGAGTCGAACTCGCCGGTGAACTCGTCGTGCCGGCGGGCGCGACGGGACTCGTCGTCTTCGCCCACGGGAGCGGGAGTAGTCGGCTCAGTCCACGCAACACCTTCGTCGCGGAGGTGCTCCGGGCGCGCGGGCTGGGGACGTTGCTGTTCGACCTGCTCACCGAGTCGGAAGACCGGACGTACGAGACGCGGTTCGACATCGACCGTCTGACGACGCGGTTGCTCGCTGCGACCGAGTGGCTCGAGAGCCGCGAGGAGACGGGGTCGCTGGCGCTCGGCTACTTCGGGGCGAGCACCGGTGCGGCCGCCGCTCTCCGCGCGGCGGCCCGCCTCGGTGACGACGTGAGCGCAGTGGTCGCTCGGGGTGGGCGAGTCGACCTCGCCGAGGAGCAGGCCCCGGCCGTGACGGCACCGACGCTGTTCGTCGTCGGCGGGGCGGATACCGAGGTGCTGGCACTGAATCGCGCCGTGTTGGCTGACCTCACCTGCACGAAGGAGTTGGCGGTCGTCGAGGGTGCGGGCCACCTCTTCGAGGGCCACGGCGAACTCGAGACGGTCGCCGACCTCGCCGGCGAGTGGTTCGAACGGCACCTGTCGTGA
- the glyA gene encoding serine hydroxymethyltransferase: protein MLDNTPIEATDPELAAVLDDELARQRDTLTLIASENYASPAVMEAQGSVLTNKYAEGYPGKRYYAGCEQIDRIETLAIDRAKELWGAEHVNVQPHSGSQANMAAYLAVIDPGDTILSLDLTHGGHLSHGHHMNFAGQVYDVEHYEVDPDSGYIDYDALVEQAEAVDPDIVVSGFSAYPREVEWERVQEAADAADAIHLADMAHITGLVAAGVHESPVGVADIVTGSTHKSIRAGRGGIILCKEEYADAIDSAVIPGTQGGPLIHNIAGKAVGFKEALTDEFTAYAEQIVDNAAAMAETFTDHGIDLVSGGTDTHLVLADLRPSHPDTTGKDVEKALESVGIVMNANTVPGETRSAFNPSGIRVGTPGVTTRGFDTAASAELAGVICEVVDAPEDEATLAAASETVDEFCTEYPLYEDV from the coding sequence ATGCTCGACAACACACCGATCGAAGCGACAGACCCGGAACTCGCGGCGGTACTCGACGACGAACTCGCCCGCCAGCGCGACACGCTGACGCTGATCGCCAGCGAGAACTACGCCAGCCCCGCCGTGATGGAAGCACAGGGGAGCGTCCTGACGAACAAGTACGCCGAGGGCTACCCCGGCAAGCGCTACTACGCCGGCTGTGAACAGATCGACCGGATCGAGACTCTCGCCATCGACCGCGCGAAGGAACTCTGGGGCGCAGAGCACGTCAACGTCCAGCCCCACAGCGGGTCGCAGGCGAACATGGCCGCCTACCTCGCGGTCATCGACCCCGGCGACACCATCCTCTCGCTGGACCTGACCCACGGCGGCCACCTCTCGCACGGCCACCACATGAACTTCGCCGGGCAGGTCTACGACGTAGAACACTACGAGGTCGACCCCGACTCCGGCTACATCGACTACGACGCCCTCGTCGAACAAGCGGAGGCAGTCGATCCGGACATCGTCGTCTCCGGCTTCTCCGCGTACCCGCGCGAGGTCGAGTGGGAGCGCGTCCAGGAGGCCGCCGACGCCGCCGACGCCATCCACCTGGCCGACATGGCACACATCACCGGGCTGGTGGCGGCCGGCGTCCATGAGTCGCCGGTCGGCGTCGCCGACATCGTCACCGGTTCGACCCACAAGTCGATCCGGGCCGGTCGCGGCGGGATCATCCTGTGCAAAGAGGAGTACGCCGACGCCATCGACAGCGCGGTCATCCCCGGCACGCAGGGCGGCCCCCTGATCCACAACATCGCGGGGAAGGCGGTCGGCTTCAAGGAGGCGCTGACCGACGAGTTCACCGCCTACGCCGAGCAGATCGTCGACAACGCCGCCGCGATGGCCGAGACGTTCACCGATCACGGTATCGACCTCGTCTCCGGCGGTACCGACACCCACCTCGTGCTGGCCGACCTGCGCCCTTCGCACCCGGACACGACCGGGAAGGACGTGGAGAAGGCACTGGAGTCGGTCGGCATCGTCATGAACGCGAACACGGTCCCCGGCGAGACGCGCTCTGCGTTCAACCCGAGTGGGATCCGCGTCGGCACGCCCGGCGTCACGACCCGTGGCTTCGACACCGCCGCGAGCGCGGAACTGGCGGGCGTGATCTGTGAGGTCGTCGACGCGCCCGAGGACGAGGCGACACTCGCGGCCGCGAGCGAGACGGTCGACGAGTTCTGTACGGAGTACCCGCTGTACGAGGACGTGTAG
- a CDS encoding TAXI family TRAP transporter solute-binding subunit: MSERLSRRRFVEATSVAGIAALAGCGGNGGQSQRLAWHAGGQGGTYFPLSNEFKTIVEEYTDFQLNVQSTGASVENVGSLANGDADFALIQNDIAYFARNGTGIEAFQDSAVENLRGVATLYPETITVVTLADTGIESLSDLSGATINTGDLGSGTQVNALQILEAVGISDFDEQNASFSQAADQLRNGDIDAAFVVGGWPVGAIEDLANTNDIVIVPISGDNRSSVKDAASWFADDTIPAGTYTGVDQAVETVAVQAMIATSAEQSADTVEQVTAAIFDHTDELTIKTDFISRDSAQDGMSIELHEGAAAYFG, translated from the coding sequence ATGTCTGAACGGCTCTCCCGGCGGCGATTCGTAGAAGCGACGAGTGTGGCAGGTATCGCGGCGCTGGCTGGCTGTGGCGGCAACGGCGGTCAGTCCCAACGGCTGGCGTGGCACGCCGGCGGTCAGGGTGGGACCTACTTCCCGCTCTCGAACGAGTTCAAGACCATCGTCGAGGAGTACACCGACTTCCAACTGAACGTCCAGTCGACCGGCGCGAGCGTCGAGAACGTCGGGAGTCTGGCGAACGGCGACGCCGACTTCGCGCTGATCCAGAACGACATCGCCTACTTCGCCCGGAACGGCACCGGCATCGAGGCGTTCCAGGACAGCGCAGTCGAGAACCTGCGCGGTGTCGCGACGCTGTACCCCGAGACCATCACGGTCGTCACGCTGGCTGACACCGGCATCGAGTCGTTGTCGGACCTCTCCGGCGCGACGATCAACACCGGCGACCTCGGCAGTGGGACGCAGGTGAACGCGCTCCAGATTCTCGAAGCAGTGGGCATCTCCGACTTCGACGAGCAGAACGCCTCGTTCTCGCAGGCGGCCGACCAACTCCGGAACGGCGACATCGACGCGGCGTTCGTCGTCGGCGGGTGGCCGGTCGGTGCCATCGAGGACCTCGCCAACACGAACGACATCGTGATCGTCCCCATCTCCGGCGACAACCGGTCGTCGGTGAAGGACGCCGCCTCGTGGTTCGCCGACGACACCATCCCGGCCGGCACCTACACGGGCGTCGATCAGGCCGTCGAGACGGTCGCGGTGCAGGCGATGATCGCCACCAGCGCCGAGCAGTCGGCCGACACGGTCGAGCAGGTGACGGCGGCCATCTTCGACCACACGGACGAGCTGACGATCAAGACCGACTTCATCAGCCGGGACAGCGCACAGGACGGGATGTCCATCGAACTGCACGAGGGCGCGGCGGCGTACTTCGGCTGA
- a CDS encoding DUF1850 domain-containing protein: MQIHHSRRVVLGLLVVVLLVTGVASAVPTGQTLVVERVDTGEVVVSQPVEQGDRVALVYTHSVEKTRVYDGYTVRDGYLELTRMEFESYGWGLPTDANVTREDGVFVYDPPGTAEDLYVKPGRIAGHRLLVDDREYDLVGRADAESVRVHLRDRSALDALSTYLTTL; this comes from the coding sequence ATGCAGATTCACCACTCTCGACGCGTCGTCCTCGGTCTGCTCGTAGTCGTACTGCTCGTGACCGGGGTCGCGTCGGCGGTGCCGACCGGCCAGACGCTGGTCGTCGAACGCGTCGACACCGGCGAGGTGGTCGTCTCCCAGCCAGTCGAACAGGGCGACCGGGTCGCGCTCGTCTACACCCACAGCGTCGAGAAGACGCGCGTCTACGACGGCTACACCGTCCGTGACGGGTATCTGGAGCTGACCCGCATGGAGTTCGAATCGTACGGCTGGGGCCTGCCGACGGACGCGAACGTGACGCGAGAAGACGGCGTGTTCGTCTACGACCCGCCCGGCACGGCGGAGGACCTCTACGTCAAACCCGGTCGGATCGCCGGCCACCGACTGCTCGTCGACGACCGGGAGTACGACCTCGTGGGCCGGGCCGACGCCGAGTCGGTCCGCGTCCACCTCCGCGATCGGTCCGCACTCGATGCCCTCTCTACGTACCTGACTACACTATGA
- a CDS encoding DUF6789 family protein, giving the protein MNSAFVEVGALGLLAVSVLGFWLHLRRSAGPTSDGGYPTRESIRLDLERVREEAIRWLTTTNHREIGILYLVFGTSAGLWGGIDGMMLRTELLTPPADIWTPETYNALFTTHGLTMLIFFVLPVFFGIGNYFLPLLIGADDMAFPRVNAIGFWLLPPALLLARGGLFVQVGGQLLSPFFSEGAIRFFLTLREVSVGWTLYAPLSVQSTNPQLDLLILGLHLSGVATTLGAINFIVTVVYERADDVTWANLDIFSWNMLVTSGLALFAFPLLGSALLMLILDRNFGTTFFAVEGGGPLLWQHLFWFWGHPEVYILFLPATGLLSTILPKFVGRRLFGYKFIVYSTLGLGVLSFGVWAHHMFTTGIDPRVRASFMAVSIAIAVPSAIKVFNWLTTMWDGDIRTTAPFILVAGSIGTFIVGGVTGVFLAVIPVDILYHGTYYVVGHFHLIVVGIIPFMMIAASYYWYPLMTGRWYDRRLARFQSVLLVFGSTITFTTLLVIGGLGLPRRQAIYPPEYQIAHQIATVGAYIVGLAALLWLYNMLASYWRGEVVRSTDPWDLKATGQFTKEWQWFEDRMVAKYDMEPTEPETVRAAYDAEGEPPGLLGGVGTVAENVSRNAGMAAVGGFVGTVLMAGGLGTAILIGVLDPASFGEISELVGLGASPLIGAVLFLIGGTITWPLIFLAFQEYLPGRLLFETGLVFATLMSTGFAVAFYTGQSGLGLIGYLAFVVVAHWAYGLGLTVTFQYLRRRARQRFAGVL; this is encoded by the coding sequence ATGAACAGCGCGTTCGTCGAGGTCGGTGCACTCGGGCTGCTGGCGGTCTCGGTCCTCGGCTTCTGGCTCCACCTCCGGCGGAGCGCGGGCCCGACCAGCGACGGCGGCTACCCGACCCGCGAGTCGATCCGCCTCGATCTGGAGCGCGTCCGCGAGGAGGCGATCCGGTGGCTGACGACGACGAACCACCGCGAGATCGGCATCCTCTATCTCGTCTTCGGAACCTCGGCCGGCCTGTGGGGCGGTATCGACGGGATGATGCTCCGCACGGAACTGCTGACGCCGCCGGCCGACATCTGGACGCCGGAGACGTACAACGCCCTGTTCACGACCCACGGGCTGACGATGCTCATCTTCTTCGTCCTGCCGGTGTTCTTCGGCATCGGGAACTACTTCCTCCCCCTGCTGATCGGCGCCGACGACATGGCGTTCCCGCGGGTGAACGCCATCGGGTTCTGGCTCCTCCCGCCGGCACTCCTGCTCGCGCGCGGTGGCCTGTTCGTACAGGTCGGCGGCCAACTGCTGAGTCCGTTCTTCTCGGAGGGGGCGATCCGCTTCTTCCTCACCCTGCGCGAGGTCAGCGTCGGCTGGACGCTGTACGCCCCGCTGTCGGTCCAGAGCACGAACCCGCAACTGGATCTCCTCATTCTGGGTTTGCACCTCTCGGGCGTCGCCACGACCCTCGGTGCGATCAACTTCATCGTGACCGTGGTCTACGAGCGCGCAGACGACGTGACGTGGGCGAACCTCGACATCTTCTCGTGGAACATGCTCGTCACCAGCGGCCTGGCGCTGTTCGCGTTCCCCCTGCTCGGGAGTGCCCTGCTGATGCTCATCCTCGACCGGAACTTCGGGACGACGTTCTTCGCAGTCGAGGGCGGCGGACCGCTGCTGTGGCAACACCTGTTCTGGTTCTGGGGCCACCCGGAGGTGTACATCCTCTTCCTGCCGGCGACCGGTCTGTTGAGTACCATCTTGCCGAAGTTCGTCGGTCGCCGGCTGTTCGGCTACAAGTTCATCGTCTACTCGACACTCGGCCTCGGCGTGCTCTCCTTCGGCGTCTGGGCACACCACATGTTCACGACCGGCATCGACCCCCGCGTCCGGGCCTCGTTCATGGCGGTGTCCATCGCCATCGCGGTCCCGTCGGCCATCAAGGTGTTCAACTGGCTGACGACGATGTGGGACGGCGACATCCGGACGACCGCCCCGTTCATCCTCGTGGCGGGGAGTATCGGGACGTTCATCGTCGGCGGCGTGACCGGCGTCTTCCTCGCGGTGATCCCGGTCGACATCCTCTACCACGGCACCTACTACGTCGTCGGCCACTTCCACCTCATCGTCGTCGGCATCATCCCGTTCATGATGATCGCCGCGAGCTACTACTGGTACCCACTGATGACGGGCCGGTGGTACGACCGCCGACTCGCGCGGTTCCAGTCGGTGCTGCTCGTCTTCGGGTCGACGATTACGTTCACGACCCTGCTGGTGATCGGCGGGCTCGGCCTCCCGCGCCGGCAGGCCATCTACCCGCCCGAGTACCAGATCGCTCACCAGATCGCCACCGTCGGGGCGTACATCGTCGGCCTCGCCGCCCTGCTGTGGCTCTACAACATGCTCGCCTCCTACTGGCGCGGCGAGGTCGTCCGGTCGACCGACCCGTGGGACCTCAAGGCGACCGGCCAGTTCACGAAGGAGTGGCAGTGGTTCGAGGATCGCATGGTCGCGAAGTACGACATGGAACCGACCGAACCCGAGACGGTTCGGGCGGCCTACGACGCGGAGGGCGAACCGCCGGGACTGCTCGGCGGCGTCGGCACCGTCGCGGAGAACGTCTCGCGCAACGCGGGGATGGCCGCCGTCGGCGGCTTCGTCGGCACGGTCCTGATGGCCGGCGGCCTCGGCACCGCGATCCTGATCGGCGTGCTCGACCCGGCGTCGTTCGGCGAGATATCGGAACTGGTCGGGTTAGGCGCGAGTCCGCTGATCGGCGCGGTGCTGTTCCTGATCGGCGGGACGATCACGTGGCCGCTGATCTTCCTCGCGTTCCAGGAGTACCTCCCCGGCAGACTGCTGTTCGAGACTGGGCTGGTCTTCGCCACGCTGATGTCCACCGGGTTCGCAGTCGCCTTCTACACCGGACAGAGCGGCCTGGGCCTGATCGGCTACCTCGCGTTCGTCGTCGTCGCCCACTGGGCGTACGGCCTCGGTCTCACCGTCACCTTCCAGTACCTCCGGCGGCGGGCCCGACAGCGGTTCGCGGGGGTACTCTGA
- the coxB gene encoding cytochrome c oxidase subunit II, which produces MQINRRFLSLCLAVVGLLSLATPVVAQSVNRAAIDELNTQLLYVALPLTLFVELTLVYAIYRFRNNDDPSPTVDDPGLEITWTAATAVILVFVGVSGFFVMTNPYLTPTAMADTGDPAANAATAGDELIVEVDAYQWGWSFHYPDANVTTRDRLVIPADRDVRFVMSSRDVIHSLYVPDLGIKQDVFPGTETVARTHATETGEYRLYCTELCGDGHARMHGAVVVLNETAYGDWQDRRSAA; this is translated from the coding sequence GTGCAAATCAATCGCAGGTTCCTCTCGCTGTGTCTCGCGGTCGTCGGACTCCTGTCGCTCGCTACGCCTGTGGTCGCTCAGTCGGTCAACCGCGCCGCCATCGACGAGTTGAACACGCAACTGCTGTACGTCGCGCTCCCGCTGACGCTGTTCGTCGAGTTGACGCTGGTGTACGCCATCTACCGCTTCCGGAACAACGACGACCCGAGTCCGACCGTCGATGATCCCGGTCTGGAGATCACGTGGACCGCCGCGACCGCCGTCATCCTCGTCTTCGTCGGCGTCTCGGGCTTCTTCGTCATGACGAACCCGTATCTCACGCCGACCGCGATGGCCGACACGGGCGACCCGGCGGCGAACGCGGCGACGGCGGGCGACGAACTGATCGTCGAGGTCGACGCCTACCAGTGGGGCTGGTCGTTCCACTACCCCGACGCGAACGTGACGACGCGTGACCGACTCGTCATCCCCGCAGACCGCGACGTCCGCTTCGTGATGAGTTCACGCGACGTGATCCACTCGCTGTACGTCCCCGATCTGGGCATCAAACAGGACGTGTTCCCCGGCACCGAGACGGTCGCCCGGACCCACGCGACCGAGACCGGCGAGTATCGCCTCTACTGTACGGAACTCTGCGGTGACGGCCACGCCCGGATGCACGGTGCGGTCGTCGTGCTGAACGAGACGGCCTACGGTGACTGGCAGGATCGACGGTCGGCGGCGTAA